The genomic stretch TACTTCTGCTGTGTCTGCCCAGCGGGTCAAACGGTGAACACTTGTCACTTAtcctttttgatttttttaaaatgctaaatCAGTCTGTTGTtgactccctccctccctcacttcacacacacatacagatagagtcattctaacacacacacacacacacacacacacacacacacacagatagagtcattctcacacacacacacacacacacacacacacacacacacacaccttgggaTTCCAGGACTTGGACTGTCTCCTGAGCAGCTTGAGTGCACTGGTGTATTCAGCCTGGATCCTCCTGGCGGGCACCAACAGGTCTCCATCCGACTTAGTCACCACCACCAAGTCGGCTCGCTCAATGATGCCCCTCTTGATACCCTGGACAGAGATTTTGGCATTAAAGGGGGGGGATGGGGGGAGGGGTTCCATTAACTTCTCAAAACACTGTAAATAAATCTGATGTCTAGACACCTAATCTGCTCTGGGATCTGTATACAGCGTGATGGATGGATTCACTGTAGTCAGCTGCCAGTTTGGAGTTTTTTCTTAATCTGCTATTTGTCCCTCACTGATGTCTACTTCTGACTGATCCAAAACCTGGAAAGCAGTTGAGCTTATTTGCCACAAGAAAAAAGTGGCTTTCACCTGTTGAGGTGCAGGTTCAGTTCAGGTGTTTGTAACCAGCTGGATACTCAAGGCTGGAGTAgctgtcattgttgttttgcCTTTATTTGACAAAGATATCATTCTGCTCAACTTCAGTCATATGATGGTGAAAGGgagcggctgtggctcaggaggagAGGCAATATCTTCTGATCGGAAGGTCCCCGACCAAGGAATTCTGtctttgagcaagatactgaaccctgaATTCGCTCCAAGGCATAGTCATCGGTGTGTGAGATGGGTAATGCCCATCTGTGCTGTAAAGCGTTTTTGAGTGgtcggtgaaaaaaaaaaaggagaaaaaaaacgttaCAGCTTAAAAacttgtctattgccagtttaaacACTTCAAACTGACAGAGCTGTTGGGAATATTGTACTCATCTGAATAACATATGTTTACCATTTATATGTCCGATgaatttttatgtttctgtggcGATGTGTTTCAATTAAGACATAAttacaataatgaaaacaaatgtcacTCGAGCTGCTTAATGTCACACAATAATCGCCATATTAATCCTAATGAGTGAGGCtaattaaatcattaatttAGCTTATAAATAAACTGATTAGCATATGACTGACACACATATCTttacatccatttttttttaaactgtttaaacaTTACTACTAAAACTTAATTGAAAAAGATGTATGTTAAAAACAACCTCGTCTGAAGTTTGTTTAATGTATCGCTCCAAGGTTACTGAATACACAAGACACATGCCAGGACACTCTACAGACAAAGGCAGGGAAGAATAATATTAAGTCAACTGTTTTAATTATCAGAACCAGCTTCATAACCTTGAGCATTATTCAACCGACCGTACACATTTGATATTCTTTTTCTTCCAGTTAGTGGCACTTGAAATAACATCTGACATTgatgggtttttgttttttttcactgaccTGTAGTtcgtcgccccctgctggtggaatCAGCAGCACAAACATGTCAACCATGTCAGCCACTGCAAACTCTGACTGGCCCACACCTGTgaacaaaacacagattttcACCGTCACCACTGACCAAGAATATGATAAAATATGATGCGTACTGTTACAGCAACAAATCAATGACAAACTGAAAATGCTCACtctaaaacaacacacataATATAGAGCCAGAGATTTGATGTATCCTGCAGATTGAAAAGCTAACTTCATTTTACAATATCATGTATTAATGaagagcagaaaaataaaatgaattccCAGTAAATGGTCTCAGTCTTCTCAGAAGTTCTTCTGAACTTGGCAAAATGCTGTCTGAAGCACTGAGTACCAAAATGTACACAATGTTAAAATGAATACTTGAAGAGTTTGTTGATCTTTATTTCTAATTATTTGATCAGATATTTCCTGACTTCAAAATGCAATTTTGTTAATTTTATCCTGCCTTAATTTTGCAGAGTCTTTTAACATAGTGAGGTAGAACAGCACTGGACATTGATGCATTTGTGACATTGGTCTTATTTTGTTTAACACAAAAGAAGGTCATTCTGACATTGTTATCGAGACATTCTGTATCAATACACAGCCGCACTGATGAACATAAATAGAAAAGGATAAAGGACATGTACCACAGTTGCCATTTTTCTGTTAGGGTTAGATACCAATATCATAGAATGATATCATTATATGAGACTAcgtattgtattattttggatattgttaaatcatgctgtgttgtttttccgtcctggttttaaaggcttcattacagtaaagtggtgccattttctgaacttaccataCTGTTCCTTTTTTGTCAAATACTTTCCTTCCCCTATCAGCTCaagactagtattacctggggactaCCAGTAATTTGCAATAATTTTGGAGATCATCTGATTTTAATCTGTTTATTTGTAAAGTAAAAGCTCCACTGCAGATTATCTTCCACAGCCCCCCAAACACAGAGCTCCAGTGATTACATTAGTCTTGTGCGAACTGGCATCACTGTAATTTTGGGTCATATTATCTTTTAACATCTGCTTAATTTTGTCAGACAACTGAACAGTATGAAATTTGATTGCAGCTCATAATGTGTCGAACAGAAGTCAACAGCTGTGCTGTGATATTGGCTTTATTGATGTTTAATAATGACAGAGAGGATTATTAGCAGCCAATGGTTGTCATATTCGAGTACACTAGTACAGCAACAAAGAATCAGTCTTGATGAGTCAAATTCATGCTTGTAATACATGCAGAAAGTGGTTAAAACAACTGTGAACTACTTTATCAAAGAACAGACGCTTCACTTCGCTGATGTTACACAGAGCCTTGACATCATGTGTTGGGTAAACTACTGTGAATTCAACTGAAATACAGACTTCACTTAACCTGAGGGAATGTGCAGCATGAAACATAAATGTGGGGGATCATTTCTAAACTACATGAGGTCCCCTGCTTACACTCTTCCCATGTGAATAGAGCTTTAGTCATGATGTCCAAGTTACTGATGATTACTTATCAAAAATCTTATTCTGTTTGCGTGTTAAAATTTTAGGATAGCACTAATaatcatccctacaatattgtcacaatatAAATTTTGAAGTATTTGGTCTAAATGTTGTCATATTTTAATTCTGCTGCCAGTCCTAGCAATTATACCTAATGTTTATCAAAAAGCCTAAAAATATTGTGAAATGATTTGCCCTGGTTAAATGAAATGATGGAGAGCTAACGGACAAGAAAATATCCAAAAAAGCACACTTTGTATTTAAAACAATGTATGATTacaaaagggggaaaaaaaacataacatggTGAAACCAAGATTATGACCACAAAGACATCTGTCTTCTAGGGATAAAAATACTATTAAAGCTGGAGTGAAAATTCACTCTCACATCACAGTGTCTTACCTACGGTCTCTACAAGGACAATGTCATATCCGGCACCCTCACAGAGAACAATGGCCTCATTAGTTGTTCGAGTGACTCCACCGAGTGTTCCTGAGGCCGGAGATGGCCTGATAAAAGCATTCATGTCCCTGGAGAGTTCAGTCATACGAGTCTTATCCCCCAGCAAAGACCCTGCAAAGAGAGGGATGAGGCAGATTGTAGAATAAGATTTACAAAATTTAGTGGAGGAGTGCAGCCGTACATCAAAACATACATAAACTATTGTAATCACTGAacctgaaaaataaacatatttatagATCTCACAATAATTTCCCACTTGTTACCTCCTGTAGTGCAGGAGGATGGGTCAACAGCCAGCACTGAAAGTTTATGTCCACGTGCCGTCAACATCTTGCCCACCACCTCGATGAAAGACGACTTCCCTGCTCCTGGAGGGCCGgacagacctgagaaatcaacaAAGAGATCAAATCAGCTACAAATGACTCCAAGGACTGATTTCTGTGATGTTTCTGTGACTTAAACAGAAGAGGAGCAGTGTGATTGAAACTATTGTTGAAACTAACACTGATGACTACACCAGAAGCAGCTCATCGTTTGATTGGTCTAAGAGCAACTGCATGTAAAATTCATGATCAGCGCACTGATCTCACTGTCATGTTTTGTACACAGACATGGAGAAGAAACAAGCCTGTGTTTGTAAAAACTGGAGGGAAGGAGTCAACCGAGGCTGTCAAGGTATATTTCAGAATGCAGTAGACAAAAACGTAAGTGTTAAAATTCTACTGGGTGGTCAATCTTTGTAGAAACCTCATAAAACAGTCAGCAATTTAAATAAGAAATGATTGGTTCTATGTTTAGTTCACACTTGCAATGACTGAGCTTTTTGAATTTGCCTGAGAAATGTATGGCATAAAATAAAACGacagttatttttaaagaatgCGTACACCTAAAAATCTAAAAGGTGAGTGATAACGactgagttttaattttttaGGGGACCCATCTGTAAAATTATTCAGGAGAagcatgtgtttctgtgttgagGACACACGAGgatcacagtgtttttttttataagaaaaCTTTGACATGAGAATGTACCTCTGGGGAAAATACATCCCAGCTCTATATGAGGAGTTGTACATTGCTATGGTTCTTTCCTGTAGAGGAGCTAAGtgtaaaaacctttttaaagAAGTCATTTCAGTTTACATTCTGCACGCAAATGCACATTTCTAAACtaaattttatttaaacaaataaccacaaacaaacagcaacacactgaAGATGGGGCTacatatacactactcacaataagttagggatattgttattttcacaagtgcttttcctatttggtctgaattttaatgaaataagtaaaagttccctttgatattactaataatgaatgagaagaaacaccattttcattagtttaatatttctTACCCTAacaatttagacaataacaaggatggccccaaataacaaaaactgacaatgtcagtagcgggtgtttccaccatttgccgcaatgacagcttgacactgatgtctcatgctcctcactagcctcatgatgttgttctgaggcaatgcgttccactcctccacaagtgctacacacagttctgccaggtcacgtgggggtggggtacgatcatccagtctctgcttcagctggtcccagacgtgctctatggggttcaggtcagaggacattgctggccataccatatgaggcactacgacttcctgaagtcgagctgtgacaattctggcatgatgtggtggagcattatcatccatgaacagaaagttgggggtgtgctggtggaattgggggatgatgatgggttctatgatgtctctgaggtaagaacgtgcagtgactgagccatctacaataaccaaatctgttttgcgctgactggtgatgcctgcccagactgttgcacctcctccaccaaagggaaccctggggaccatgttgacctcggtgtatcgctcacctcgccttctccagcaacgctgacgaccatcatttctgtgcaaggtgacccgacactcatcagtgaacaggacggtagaccactgctgcattgtccaggtcacatggtcttgtgcccactgcaaacgttcacggcggtgtcttggtgtcagtggagtcacctgcaactgtagtctggcattcaagccaaagcggtggagtcggtttcgaatggtttgtctggaaaccctagtacccctcacatctagtaactgggcctgcagctgtgtggcagttgcataacgatgtctgagtgcataggtccttaggtactggtcatcattgcggtctgtcactcgtggggctccactcctgggtctgtcacaaactctgccagtagttctgtgacttgatgcaagtctgctgatgacactttgagacacaccaagttcacgagcaacatctgactgcctgccaccgacctgaaggcgcgctatggccaggtgacgctgctcgtccgttaagtgacgtcgcgtgttcatggctgtttgaatgatgaacttggaatgacttactgacaatagctttttatacccacagaatgttgaaattgatgccacattgaaaagggttgtcttttagttttttggtattggccccaatatgtaaggcacactgtacacagtgagaccattacgtggaaaacacaaaatgaggtgtgtctatcaccccaatacaattgcctccctatcccaaaactctctgaagtgaaacaaacaccgtatgtatgaaatccacagagtctctcacaatatccctaacttattgtgagtagtgtagtATGTGAGAATGTCAACAGAAAATTAACACTGTCATCTCCCTAAATGTAGAATTTGGGGCAGATCTGATGTGATGGATTTctttaaatcaaacaaatacaaaaaaaaaacattcaacctCTGAAACTCAGACCACTCACCTACTCTGAAGGCCACCGGCTTCCCTCCATTTTGACTCTCCTGCTCCCTCCTGTAGGCCAGCAccctctgcagcagcacctgGGCCAGCTCTTTTTTCCTCGGATGCTGGGTCTCCACCAAAGTGATGGACTCGGCCAGAGAGGCTCGCTGACCTCCGATCAGCCCTTTGTACAGTTTGTCCAACAGTCTCTGCTCAGGACCACTCAGGTCCTGTATGTGCTGCCCGAGGGCTGTGCTCACACCCCGCCTGTGCTGGCAGCTGTGACCCGGGTTGGGGCTCTGGTGGCAGGGGTAGGAGCCGGTGAGGACCCCTCGGTGGAGGCAGCATGACCGGGTGGACGAGGGGACAGTCAGTGAGGAGGGAAGGGAAGAGAAGTGGCGGAGGAGGGAGAAGCCAAGCTGTCGCATTTTATAGTGAATGTGTGGCATCTAGGAGGAGAGACAGGGTGAAAAACACTGAGTCGGTGCTTAATATTTAAACTCACTGTAGCTACAATGTTATTATCTTACGCGAAAGACTGTACATGTCATCCTTTGTGTATCTCATGTTGAAACAAGCTAGCTGTGACATGGTTACATAAATTCCATCACACCAAAGTTACTAAACTGTTTTAACAGTCATCTTCCGTTGGACGTTGAGCTACCGTTGCGGCAAACGTCGTCCGTCCGTCCTGCGAGTGTTAATACATTTGTCAGAAACACAGCTAACAAACACTTCATACAAAAACTCATATTAAGTTTCAAATAGGAATTCAGGCTGACCTCGTACCAGCTGCATGGAGGTGTTACAGGTTACATGACAACGGTTGTTTCATTCCTCCCCCTATTCCGGTTTCCGGTGACGTACGTCCCCGCCCCCGACCAATATTTCCGGTGATTCATTtatacataaaaatatatatttaaaacaagaagaaaaataccTCTGAAATGAACTTAAAGCATcgttttttattcaaaacaaatgtgaaacgTTTTAGCTCGTTTTCGAAAAGTATTAAGTAAAAACGAAAACGTAATTATGACAGTAGCCCATTTtagccagcaggtggcagcagaggTTAAACCCAaaagtttctctagctgaaaaCCATGAAACATGACATAATGCAATACTAATAGGCTGTGTCTCCAAATTGTACCACAGCTAATGCATTCTTTCTTTGTCAAACAATTGAACCAAGCACCTCCTATGCGCCATTTTCTGTCCCTGTTAGCTGCGGAGCATTTGGGGCATTTTCTCTTGACAGTCACAGTGTTGTTagaagtacccaaaagtcatacttaagTAAAACTTTGGTAAACATAAAAATCACCCATAAAAATAGTACTTGAATACTTGATCTGATATAGAGTAATTTTCTtacaataaatataataatatattttcatgCATGTACATGCAGGTCTTTGACTCTGACACAGCATGCAATCTGGTACCAGTCCCAGTAGTAGAAGGAGCAAAAATGGACATAATCAAGTAATTGTGTATACTTAGGCACAGTACTTTAGTCAACTTATCACTGGACAGTAATGATAATAGAAtatacagtttgtgtttgttttaaaatgtattttcctaaTTACAAACAACTGCTTATCCTCATCGTCTCATTGgtaaaaatatttcattataatttATTGAGATTTGTATATCCCTTGGACTAATTATTTACATTACAGACAATAAAGTTTTGGGCAAACATTTCATAAAGCAGTGAGACTTGTCCAAGCTACTGGAACAAGTGTTAGACCCAATAACTAATATGTAGTGGAACATTAAGACactaaaataataagaaaattgTGGACCTTCATTTTGTTAAACAGCGGAAATGTGAGTGATGCAAACTCAGGACAGCAAAAATGATGGAAAAATGCACCAAATCCACATCctttgaaatgcattttatGTAAAAATCTGTTTGTTAGGACTTATGCAAGATACATCTGCATGTTTCCTGAAAAACTAACCGACACAGCAACCTTAAATAATGGGTTTTATAAGTGTCAAAGTGTATGGAatacatcaaataaaataaaacatggattATGTGAGCATCACAACCCTTAACGAACACTCACTAATACAGTACGTCACCAGACATTCAGAGTCTAGTCCACCTGAAGTGCTTGTCTGTGGAATTTAGGAGAAACATGCAAACTCCTGGGAGGCAACAGTACTAACCACTGTGCAACCACACCACCCACGTCATGTGCAGTCGAATCTAActcctgcacgcacacacacatacacgaaAGTCAGTGATTTCCAGGGGGAGCTTCCTGGAAGATTGCTGTAACTATTCCAGCGCTGTCACAACGATCCCCCATAAAACAAAGGAGAACACACGATTTCATGCACTTTCCTGCAATTTACTGGAAAACGCATTACGCTTAACATTAGTGCAGTTGGGTTTCAGATGCACTTGTAATTGTTGTGCCTCCCTAATTGAAGGTCTACgtccaagcacacacacacacaccacacagagaGTGGCTCATGTCTTTGAAAGTCCCTGACAATACCATGATGCATATTTTCTAAGCAAAGGGTGGCCTGTAattaaagagacagacacacaaacgccacacacacacacacacatgccctgACACAGTGATCATATAACAGACGGAGAAGTTGCAAGTAATGAAACAAATTTATTGAATCTTCCAGTAGAGGCTTGATATTCATGGAATAAAACTGCTTTTCTGGGAGTTTTACTGAGCAAAAAcacaaaggagaaaaacaaaaaaacaaaacaaagatgcaacatgtgaaagtgcagacaaacaaaacagaaatgttcaaaaaatacaaaaagaatgTAAAGAGTAATACAGTTTAATAGCAAAGAGGATTGCTCAAAGCATAAAAGAATTGAAGGgcaaaaaaatctgcattttataaaaaaaaaaaagaaatcatacaGGGACGTCAGTAACTGATCCCCTTTTCTCAGTCAACAATTAAAATTTGAATGCTCAACATTTCCCATAACAGTCTTTTAACGCGTTTTGCTCAGTCAATGTAATCAGAGAATGTAGCGCAGTCACTGAAATATTCATGTCCTCAATGTGACTCCGCATTTGACACATTTGATTTTGCTGCAGAGTGTAACAACAAGGGACAAACTCAACTGCACTCATATTTTTTGCCTCTGCTTCACGTGGTGTTTAGCTACCAGTCTTAAATGTGTAACACTACACTAACCAAACTATGCTTTGCAAAAAACCAGACTGCACAGCACATACTCTAATAGTGAATATATCTAAAcactattcttttttttttttctcgtaaaattaatttgaaacaCGAGTGTAACACAAGATGAGCAACATTTAAAcattagtcttttttttcttctgaataGTCTGAAATGCCCTTTTAGTGCCATGCCCCACACTACAACCCACTCTAAACTCTCAAACTCCCCCTAATTTTGCCCtcctattattttttttatgatctgTGATATgggattttattattttcttataaCAACTTTGTACTGCTTTAATTTATTagccttaaaaaaaaggaacacttTGAGGAAAACGGCATACTTCTTTAAGTATCTTGaagatgattttaaaaaattcagTCATGTTGGTCAACCTCCAAGTCCCTGCTAACTTTTTACATGTCCTAAAGTACATTTCATGCCAACTTCACGGCAGTCAGGCGGTAGGCTACAACTGACGCCAATTTCGGTGACCTGGAATGTCCCATAATTATTGTAGCTATACAAGTATATCTGGATTTCAGAGGGAATATTTAGATGCGGACTagtaatgagtcagaataatagAACAATGAAAAAGAGACACCGTGGGAGCAAGATCAGGGAGGATACTTGCGTCATGATGAGTGTGATGGTCTAATTATTACAGTTGGTCACAAAGATCAAGTATCTTCCAGTTGCATCACGCTCACTTTGCTTACTCCTCTCCCAGACTGTAAATGTGCCCAATTCAGACATCCTTCAAGTAGAGAACAAACCAACCCGCCCAGCCCTACTGGTCTCAGGTCAGCTTGTGTTTCAGTTTACCGGAAAACTCTGATTGGCCGAACCACAAGCCAATCTGTGACCCtttattttttctgctgctTAGACCAAAATGCTGGGGAACGGACAGCCACAGGGCTGAGGACAGTGAAGCCTAGGAGACGGACGATATAGGATTGTGGGGGGAGCCCATCTGGGTTAGCACCTTATCCAACCACTGCAGGGGACCGTGCAGGTGAATCTCAATCCAGCAGGGTGTGCTGGTCACGTCCTGGCGGTGGTACTCTGCACCCCAGCCCtgaaaatacatgaaaacacattgttttaaatgaagtcgtaagattgttctttttcttcatttgctTGAGTCaatgttaatattttattgattgcACTGTAGTTAGAGTTGATGGTAAAGGGGGATAAGGTTTTGTTCAGTTTTCCAGGTCCAGTAGTGGTATGGTAACTAATTGAACagcactctcctcctctcccctcccctacAGTGGCTGCTAAAAACGTGAAAAATGCCAAAGTCCCTGCCTAGAGTgagaatttttgtttttgtgattttctaaATCCAATTTTCACTTGTTTAACACTTAAAAATGAACAATGGACACGTTGATGTTAAGTATTAATAGTAACTCAATTTTAAAACTTGACTGAGTCAATTCATAAGAAACAGAGGTCAAAGGGTGATACTGTTCTCTCTTTTAAAATCTGATCTTCTTACCTTAACGAAGCTCATGCGGATGGTACACATCTTAGTGAGCTCATAAACGGCCTCAAAGCCGTGGTTGACGGACTGCGCAAGCAGCTCAGCAAACTCCTGGTTGTTGAAAATCTTCAGGCTGCAGCCGCTGGGGATCTTGCACACAGTCGTGGGATGGAAGCCATGGTGGTAGTTACAGTTACGACTCTGGACGAAGATACTGCTATCACTCAGACATTCTGCATACACTTCCCCGCCAACATAGTACAGATGGACACCTGGGAGGAAGCAAAATAAAGTGTCACCAGCAGAAGAAGAGGCCACTTTcaacagcaaacacaaaggTCCCAAAACATCAGTGTGGTCATCTTAAAATCAATACACACACTAAAATGTTTCCTCCgtttgttgttattgttccCTTCTAACATCTATTGACAGCATGAATTGATTTAGTCTCGTCTGCTGACGGTATGTGCATTGGAGTCATTGACGGGCTTTCCATACTGCACCTTTGCCGATGTGCCGCCGGGTGTTCTCAATGGTGGAGTTGCGGTTGACGTTGGAGAGCAGGCCGAGGCAGAACCGGTTGCGGTTGTTGGAGGGATCTGTGAAGCCATCGACGAGCACGCTGGTGGAGGACGCCTGGAACGCCTCTCCGACGCGATTGTTGAGC from Sparus aurata chromosome 1, fSpaAur1.1, whole genome shotgun sequence encodes the following:
- the mmaa gene encoding methylmalonic aciduria type A protein, mitochondrial isoform X1, producing MTCTVFRMPHIHYKMRQLGFSLLRHFSSLPSSLTVPSSTRSCCLHRGVLTGSYPCHQSPNPGHSCQHRRGVSTALGQHIQDLSGPEQRLLDKLYKGLIGGQRASLAESITLVETQHPRKKELAQVLLQRVLAYRREQESQNGGKPVAFRVGLSGPPGAGKSSFIEVVGKMLTARGHKLSVLAVDPSSCTTGGSLLGDKTRMTELSRDMNAFIRPSPASGTLGGVTRTTNEAIVLCEGAGYDIVLVETVGVGQSEFAVADMVDMFVLLIPPAGGDELQGIKRGIIERADLVVVTKSDGDLLVPARRIQAEYTSALKLLRRQSKSWNPKVVRASSYTSEGIPEVWAKMESYRDTMLASGEFQGRRRAQQKVWMWSLIQENVLLHFQNHPSVRDALPHLEERVTKGATSPGLAADLLLKAFSSS
- the mmaa gene encoding methylmalonic aciduria type A protein, mitochondrial isoform X4 — translated: MPHIHYKMRQLGFSLLRHFSSLPSSLTVPSSTRSCCLHRGVLTGSYPCHQSPNPGHSCQHRRGVSTALGQHIQDLSGPEQRLLDKLYKGLIGGQRASLAESITLVETQHPRKKELAQVLLQRVLAYRREQESQNGGKPVAFRVGLSGPPGAGKSSFIEVVGKMLTARGHKLSVLAVDPSSCTTGGSLLGDKTRMTELSRDMNAFIRPSPASGTLGGVTRTTNEAIVLCEGAGYDIVLVETVGVGQSEFAVADMVDMFVLLIPPAGGDELQGIKRGIIERADLVVVTKSDGDLLVPARRIQAEYTSALKLLRRQSKSWNPKVVRASSYTSEGIPEVWAKMESYRDTMLASGEFQGRRRAQQKVWMWSLIQENVLLHFQNHPSVRDALPHLEERVTKGATSPGLAADLLLKAFSSS
- the mmaa gene encoding methylmalonic aciduria type A protein, mitochondrial isoform X3 gives rise to the protein MQLMPHIHYKMRQLGFSLLRHFSSLPSSLTVPSSTRSCCLHRGVLTGSYPCHQSPNPGHSCQHRRGVSTALGQHIQDLSGPEQRLLDKLYKGLIGGQRASLAESITLVETQHPRKKELAQVLLQRVLAYRREQESQNGGKPVAFRVGLSGPPGAGKSSFIEVVGKMLTARGHKLSVLAVDPSSCTTGGSLLGDKTRMTELSRDMNAFIRPSPASGTLGGVTRTTNEAIVLCEGAGYDIVLVETVGVGQSEFAVADMVDMFVLLIPPAGGDELQGIKRGIIERADLVVVTKSDGDLLVPARRIQAEYTSALKLLRRQSKSWNPKVVRASSYTSEGIPEVWAKMESYRDTMLASGEFQGRRRAQQKVWMWSLIQENVLLHFQNHPSVRDALPHLEERVTKGATSPGLAADLLLKAFSSS
- the mmaa gene encoding methylmalonic aciduria type A protein, mitochondrial isoform X2; this encodes MTVKTMPHIHYKMRQLGFSLLRHFSSLPSSLTVPSSTRSCCLHRGVLTGSYPCHQSPNPGHSCQHRRGVSTALGQHIQDLSGPEQRLLDKLYKGLIGGQRASLAESITLVETQHPRKKELAQVLLQRVLAYRREQESQNGGKPVAFRVGLSGPPGAGKSSFIEVVGKMLTARGHKLSVLAVDPSSCTTGGSLLGDKTRMTELSRDMNAFIRPSPASGTLGGVTRTTNEAIVLCEGAGYDIVLVETVGVGQSEFAVADMVDMFVLLIPPAGGDELQGIKRGIIERADLVVVTKSDGDLLVPARRIQAEYTSALKLLRRQSKSWNPKVVRASSYTSEGIPEVWAKMESYRDTMLASGEFQGRRRAQQKVWMWSLIQENVLLHFQNHPSVRDALPHLEERVTKGATSPGLAADLLLKAFSSS